A window of the Hordeum vulgare subsp. vulgare chromosome 5H, MorexV3_pseudomolecules_assembly, whole genome shotgun sequence genome harbors these coding sequences:
- the LOC123453039 gene encoding actin-depolymerizing factor 4-like, whose product MANASSGAGIHDDCKLRFVELKSKRMHRFITYRLENQKEVIVDQTGQRDATYEDFTKTLPENDCRFAVFDFDFTTPEDVPKSRIFYIFWSPDTAKVRSKMTYASTNEKFKRTLDGIQIEMQATDPSEISLDVIKERAH is encoded by the exons ATG GCAAACGCTTCATCAGGTGCTGGGATCCATGACGACTGCAAGCTGAGGTTCGTGGAGCTCAAGTCCAAGAGGATGCACCGCTTCATAACCTACAGGCTGGAGAACCAGAAGGAGGTCATTGTGGACCAAACCGGGCAGCGCGATGCCACCTATGAGGATTTCACCAAGACCCTCCCTGAAAACGACTGCCGATTCGCAGTGTTTGACTTCGACTTCACCACCCCGGAGGATGTGCCAAAGAGCAGGATCTTCTATATCTTCTG GTCCCCGGACACCGCAAAGGTGAGGAGCAAGATGACGTACGCAAGCACCAACGAGAAGTTCAAGAGGACCCTGGACGGCATCCAGATCGAGATGCAGGCCACCGACCCCAGCGAAATCAGCCTGGACGTGATCAAGGAGCGCGCACACTAG